One Schistocerca piceifrons isolate TAMUIC-IGC-003096 chromosome 11, iqSchPice1.1, whole genome shotgun sequence genomic window carries:
- the LOC124720154 gene encoding uncharacterized protein LOC124720154 isoform X2, with protein MPHKCCMPYCRGNYDNGLKVSVFSFPSDEALRLKRIAAVHRNDWEPSKQFVICELHFTADDIEKITSAYDPKLANSLQFTAPLDRPRLKKHAVPSKLPGRRTYLSSKQAPAREDPEGRERLGNQALEKVIEQSVESHKK; from the exons ATGCCACACAAGTGCTGTATGCCCTACTGTAGGGGAAACTACGACAACGGTTTAAAAGTTAGCGTCTTTTCATTCCCGTCTGATGAAGCATTAAGATTGAAACGGATCGCTGCAGTTCATAGGAATGACTGGGAACCCAGTAAACAGTTCGTT atatgtgaactgcatttcacTGCAGACGACATTGAGAAAATTACCAGTGCTTACGACCCAAAACTGGCAAACTCTTTACAGTTTACAGCACCTTTGGACCGTCCACGTTTAAAGAAGC ATGCTGTACCATCAAAGTTGCCAGGAAGACGTACGTATTTATCTTCAAAACAAGCACCAGCTCGAGAAGATCCAGAGGGTCGCGAACGTTTGGGGAACCAAGCACTTGAGAAAGTCATTGAGCAGAGTGTGGAATCACACAAAAAATGA